Genomic window (Psychrobacter immobilis):
GTCGCAAAAAGAGGTAAATTGCATTCCACTACCAGATGGAGTGGACCATGAAGCCGTCTAGTAAAGTTAGATTATTCAGTATCTTTTGGCTAACTGCTTTAGTAACCTCATCTTGTACTGCGCAAGAACCTGAGGCCTTTTATGTCACACCTTCTATAAAAGGACAGCTAATTGACAGTCAAACTGATCAGCCACTTAGCAATATCACCGTCTACTTAACAGATGACATTCAAGGCATCTCTGATAACACAGGCCGTTTTGAATTACACTCAATGCAAAAGATAGATTCAGATAATATGGGCAAAGGTTATATGGTGGTGTGTCAGAAAGTATGCTGAGGAGATAAAAGGAGGGTGACAGCCA
Coding sequences:
- a CDS encoding peptidase associated/transthyretin-like domain-containing protein, with translation MKPSSKVRLFSIFWLTALVTSSCTAQEPEAFYVTPSIKGQLIDSQTDQPLSNITVYLTDDIQGISDNTGRFELHSMQKIDSDNMGKGYMVVCQKVC